The proteins below come from a single Agromyces flavus genomic window:
- the glgX gene encoding glycogen debranching protein GlgX produces MSSADPLRDLGVRTGPDGGTVRVWSEHATSVELVVFDPEDLDWAAARVPLVRGADGVWEAASAALVTGARYGLRVDGPAGVEHAFNPVHTLLDPWARGLQVAGDGSWRGVVLDSLASEGFDWAGAAKPRVALDHTVVYEAHVRGFSRLNPRIPEALRGTYAGLAHDASLEYLTGLGVTTIELLPVQAFVPEQRLVRQGQVNYWGYNTLGFFAPHTPYASAAAQAGGPAAVRREFAGMVKRLHEAGLEVVLDVVYNHTAEEGRQGPTYSFRGIDNAAYYRHDVHGRYVDTTGCGNTLDFGHDAPVRLVLDSMRYWAEELQVDGFRLDLAATLGRDELGAYSPDHPLLQGMLADPVIGASKLIAEPWDVGPFGWQTGNFAAGFSEWNDRYRDRMRDFWLGDLRRERAGEAGSGIGRFATRLAGSSNTFAHERGPLASLNFITAHDGFTLADLTAYDVKHNLGNGEHNRDGADHNNSFNHGVEGPTDDGTIAAARRRSIRNLLGTLLLSAGVPMLTAGDEYGRSQRGNNNAYCHDSELTWLAWDGGDRDTALEATARHLLRLRRENPALRPVRYGRFGETVPSASQMDWYNADGATMTIDHWNDASQRTLQFMAASTPEFEEYNRILLVVHASETEAAVLLPDHPGVEDYELLWDSAREEPDGDLGTRFEPGDRMPVAPQSMRLFRAHGEPSPGPVDTAAASIDVDVLPDADDATAPDERARAQ; encoded by the coding sequence ATGTCTTCGGCCGATCCGCTCCGCGACCTCGGGGTGCGCACCGGACCGGACGGAGGCACCGTCCGGGTGTGGTCCGAGCACGCGACGTCCGTGGAGCTGGTCGTCTTCGATCCCGAGGACCTCGATTGGGCCGCGGCCCGAGTGCCGCTCGTGCGGGGTGCAGACGGGGTGTGGGAGGCGGCGTCGGCGGCACTGGTCACCGGCGCACGGTACGGGCTCAGGGTGGACGGTCCGGCGGGCGTCGAGCATGCCTTCAATCCCGTCCACACGCTCCTCGATCCGTGGGCGCGCGGTCTGCAGGTGGCGGGCGACGGCTCCTGGCGCGGCGTCGTGCTCGATTCGCTCGCCAGCGAGGGGTTCGATTGGGCCGGTGCGGCGAAGCCGCGCGTGGCACTCGACCACACGGTCGTCTACGAGGCCCACGTCCGAGGATTCAGCCGACTCAATCCTCGGATCCCCGAGGCGCTCCGCGGCACCTACGCGGGCCTCGCGCATGACGCGTCGCTCGAGTACCTGACCGGGCTCGGCGTCACCACGATCGAACTGCTCCCGGTGCAGGCGTTCGTCCCCGAGCAGCGGCTCGTCCGGCAGGGGCAGGTCAACTACTGGGGATACAACACGCTCGGATTCTTCGCGCCGCACACCCCGTACGCGAGCGCCGCGGCGCAGGCGGGCGGTCCCGCCGCGGTGCGGCGCGAGTTCGCGGGCATGGTCAAGCGGCTGCACGAAGCGGGCCTCGAGGTCGTGCTCGACGTGGTGTACAACCACACCGCCGAGGAGGGTCGGCAGGGTCCGACGTACAGCTTCCGCGGCATCGACAATGCGGCGTACTACCGGCACGACGTGCACGGCCGCTACGTCGACACCACCGGCTGCGGCAACACCCTCGACTTCGGCCACGACGCGCCGGTTCGACTCGTGCTCGACTCGATGCGGTACTGGGCCGAGGAACTCCAGGTCGACGGATTCCGCCTCGACCTCGCGGCGACGCTCGGACGCGACGAGCTCGGCGCGTACTCCCCCGACCATCCGCTCCTGCAGGGCATGCTCGCCGATCCCGTCATCGGCGCCTCGAAGCTCATCGCCGAGCCGTGGGACGTCGGCCCGTTCGGCTGGCAGACGGGCAACTTCGCGGCGGGCTTCAGCGAGTGGAACGACCGCTACCGCGACCGCATGCGCGACTTCTGGCTCGGCGACCTGCGTCGCGAGCGCGCGGGCGAGGCGGGCAGCGGCATCGGCCGCTTCGCCACGCGACTCGCCGGATCGTCCAACACGTTCGCCCACGAGCGCGGGCCGCTCGCGAGCCTCAACTTCATCACCGCGCACGACGGGTTCACGCTCGCCGACCTCACGGCCTACGACGTCAAGCACAACCTCGGCAACGGCGAGCACAACCGGGACGGCGCCGACCACAACAACTCCTTCAACCACGGCGTCGAGGGGCCGACGGATGACGGGACCATCGCCGCGGCGCGCCGGCGCAGCATCCGGAACCTGCTCGGCACGCTGCTGCTGTCGGCCGGCGTGCCGATGCTCACCGCCGGCGACGAGTACGGTCGCAGCCAGCGCGGCAACAACAACGCGTACTGCCACGACTCCGAGCTGACCTGGCTCGCGTGGGACGGCGGCGATCGCGACACCGCACTCGAGGCGACCGCGCGGCACCTGCTGCGCCTGCGCCGCGAGAACCCGGCATTGCGGCCGGTCCGCTACGGCCGCTTCGGCGAGACCGTGCCGAGCGCGTCGCAGATGGACTGGTACAACGCCGACGGCGCGACCATGACCATCGACCACTGGAACGACGCCTCGCAGCGCACGCTGCAGTTCATGGCGGCCTCGACGCCCGAGTTCGAGGAGTACAACCGGATCCTGCTCGTCGTGCACGCCTCGGAGACCGAGGCCGCGGTGCTCCTTCCCGACCACCCCGGCGTCGAGGACTACGAGCTGCTGTGGGACTCCGCGCGCGAGGAGCCCGACGGCGACCTCGGCACGAGATTCGAGCCGGGCGATCGGATGCCGGTGGCGCCGCAGTCGATGCGGCTGTTCCGCGCGCACGGCGAGCCCTCCCCCGGGCCGGTCGATACGGCAGCCGCGAGCATCGACGTCGACGTACTGCCGGATGCCGACGATGCGACCGCGCCCGACGAGCGCGCGAGGGCGCAGTGA
- a CDS encoding cysteine desulfurase family protein, whose product MPGRDPVYLDHAATTPLRPEAIDAMTSALHLVGNPASIHSAGQNAKRLLEESREQVAATLGADPIEVVFTGSGTEAVNLAIKGLYWRRHREAGARRILLPAGEHHATLDTVGWLAEVEGAEVEELPVDEVGRLRVDALAAALERDAASVALVTMLWANNEVGTIEPVREAAELCARAGVPLHVDAIAAYGHVPIDLHAVRRDTAAPAGSGLVAISVSAHKIGGPVGIGALVLDRSTHIEPLLHGGGQQRRIRSGTQDVAAAAGFAAAARVAAQQREIEHERMARQRDRLVAGVADAVPDARLSGDSDPGARLPGNAHFSFPGCEGDSLLFLLDAAGVAVSTGSACQAGVPEPSHVLLAMGRTEAEARGALRITLGWSTTDADVDAFLAALPGAVERATRAGMADRVTSFDR is encoded by the coding sequence ATGCCCGGCCGCGACCCCGTCTACCTCGATCACGCGGCGACGACCCCGCTGCGCCCCGAGGCGATCGACGCGATGACGAGCGCGCTGCACCTCGTCGGCAACCCGGCGTCGATCCACAGCGCGGGCCAGAACGCCAAGCGCCTGCTCGAGGAGTCGCGCGAGCAGGTCGCGGCGACGCTCGGCGCCGACCCGATCGAGGTCGTCTTCACGGGCAGCGGCACCGAGGCCGTGAACCTCGCGATCAAGGGGCTGTACTGGCGCCGTCACCGCGAGGCCGGCGCCCGCCGCATCCTCCTGCCCGCCGGCGAGCACCACGCCACGCTCGACACCGTCGGATGGCTGGCCGAGGTCGAGGGCGCCGAGGTCGAGGAACTCCCGGTCGACGAGGTGGGCCGGCTCCGGGTCGACGCGCTCGCCGCCGCGCTCGAGCGCGACGCGGCATCCGTCGCCCTCGTCACGATGCTCTGGGCGAACAACGAGGTCGGCACGATCGAGCCGGTGCGCGAGGCGGCCGAGCTCTGCGCGCGAGCCGGCGTGCCGCTCCACGTCGATGCCATCGCCGCGTACGGGCACGTGCCGATCGACCTGCACGCGGTGCGGCGCGACACGGCCGCGCCTGCGGGCTCGGGCCTGGTCGCGATCAGCGTCTCGGCCCACAAGATCGGCGGGCCCGTCGGTATCGGCGCCCTCGTGCTCGACCGGTCGACGCATATCGAGCCGCTCCTGCACGGCGGCGGGCAGCAGCGTCGCATCCGCTCGGGCACGCAGGATGTCGCGGCCGCGGCGGGGTTCGCGGCGGCGGCCCGCGTCGCGGCCCAACAGCGCGAGATCGAGCACGAGCGGATGGCGCGGCAGCGCGATCGGCTCGTCGCGGGCGTCGCGGACGCCGTGCCCGACGCGCGACTCTCCGGGGATTCCGACCCCGGCGCCCGGCTTCCGGGGAACGCGCACTTCTCCTTCCCGGGCTGCGAGGGCGACTCGCTGCTGTTCCTGCTGGATGCCGCGGGCGTCGCCGTCTCGACCGGATCGGCCTGCCAGGCCGGCGTGCCCGAGCCGTCGCACGTGCTGCTGGCGATGGGTCGCACCGAGGCCGAGGCGCGCGGGGCGTTGCGCATCACGCTCGGGTGGTCCACGACCGACGCCGACGTCGACGCGTTCCTCGCGGCGCTGCCCGGTGCGGTCGAGCGCGCGACTCGCGCGGGCATGGCCGACAGGGTCACGAGCTTCGACCGCTGA
- the mnmA gene encoding tRNA 2-thiouridine(34) synthase MnmA, producing the protein MRVLAAMSGGVDSAVAAARAVDAGHDVVGVHLALSRMPGTLRTGSRGCCTIEDSMDAQRAANVLGIPYYVWDFSERFKADVVDDFIAEYAAGRTPNPCMRCNERIKFAALLEKALALGFDAVCTGHYATILTDAAGRRELHRASAWAKDQSYVLGVLTAEQLAHAYFPLGETPSKQLVRDEAARRGLSVAQKPDSHDICFIPDGDTRGWLGEKVGVATGDIIDRTGAVVGSHEGAHAYTVGQRRGLRLGTPAADGKPRFVLEVRPKENTVVVGPKEALAIAEIAGSRYTWAGEPPAEPADPFACEVQIRAHADPVPAVARVQADSSGSTELVVFPDTPLDGVAPGQTAVVYVGTRVLGQCTIDRTVSAVPADA; encoded by the coding sequence ATGCGGGTCCTGGCAGCGATGAGCGGCGGCGTCGACAGCGCCGTCGCGGCGGCGCGCGCCGTCGACGCGGGGCACGACGTGGTCGGCGTGCACCTCGCGCTCAGCCGCATGCCCGGCACGCTGCGCACGGGAAGCCGCGGCTGCTGCACGATCGAGGACTCGATGGACGCCCAGCGGGCCGCGAACGTGCTCGGCATCCCGTACTACGTGTGGGACTTCTCCGAGCGGTTCAAGGCCGACGTCGTCGACGACTTCATCGCCGAGTACGCCGCGGGCCGCACCCCCAACCCGTGCATGCGGTGCAATGAGCGCATCAAGTTCGCGGCGCTCCTCGAGAAGGCGCTCGCGCTCGGGTTCGACGCCGTGTGCACCGGGCACTACGCGACGATCCTGACGGATGCCGCGGGCCGCCGTGAGCTGCACCGCGCAAGCGCGTGGGCCAAGGACCAGTCGTACGTGCTCGGGGTGCTCACGGCCGAGCAGCTCGCACACGCCTACTTCCCGCTCGGCGAGACGCCGTCGAAGCAGCTCGTGCGCGACGAGGCCGCGCGCCGTGGTCTGAGCGTCGCCCAGAAGCCCGACTCCCACGACATCTGCTTCATCCCCGACGGCGACACGCGCGGATGGCTCGGCGAGAAGGTCGGCGTCGCCACCGGCGACATCATCGACCGCACCGGCGCCGTCGTCGGCTCGCACGAGGGTGCGCACGCCTACACGGTCGGCCAGCGGCGGGGCCTGCGGCTGGGCACCCCGGCCGCCGACGGCAAGCCGCGCTTCGTGCTCGAGGTGCGCCCGAAGGAGAACACCGTCGTCGTCGGGCCGAAGGAGGCGCTCGCGATCGCCGAGATCGCCGGTTCGCGGTACACCTGGGCGGGGGAGCCGCCCGCCGAGCCTGCCGATCCGTTCGCCTGCGAGGTGCAGATCCGCGCGCACGCCGATCCGGTGCCGGCGGTCGCACGAGTCCAGGCGGATTCCTCGGGCTCGACCGAGCTCGTCGTCTTTCCCGACACGCCGCTCGACGGCGTCGCACCAGGCCAGACCGCGGTGGTCTACGTCGGCACGCGCGTGCTCGGCCAGTGCACGATCGACCGGACGGTGAGCGCGGTGCCGGCTGACGCCTGA
- the ligA gene encoding NAD-dependent DNA ligase LigA, translating to MSDIAADFETARAEVERLTELIDRARLAYYGDGDSPLSDAEYDTAFHRLEALERAFPELVGQDSPTQQVGAVVASAGFPEHEHAERMLSLDNVFSVDEFREWAVKAERDAARPVQWLSELKIDGLAISLAYRDGVLETATTRGDGRVGEDITENVELIPAIPSRLSGDGFPSFFEVRGEVFLATSEFEALNRRQRDLQAAYVADELAKGRPEASIKTRFPEFANARNTAAGSLRQRRERKSAFDLELMRDRLGRLSLYLHGIGAWERPPVEAQSDIYALLAGWGLPVSPYSRVLPSVDEVAGFIEHWGEHRHDIEHEIDGIVVKVDELALHDELGSTSRAPRWAIAFKYPPEEVHTKLIDIAVGVGRTGRATPYAIMEPVKVAGSTVRQATLHNQGIVKAKGVMIGDTVVLRKAGDVIPEILGAVEQLRDGTEREWHMPSECPECGTPLRPMKEGDIDLRCPNAESCPAQVRGRVEHIGSRGALDIEALGEVTAAALTQPTVPAVPPLETEARLFDLTLDELIPIQVVVRDAETGEVKIDDATGEPVRRAPFQKYGPATYPPGTEHLDQAERRRAGVRKSHRELLPSGAATKLLDELEKAKTKPLWRLLVALNIRHVGPVAARALAEHFGSLEAIRAASREELAHVEGVGGIIADSLIDWFEADWHREIVERWAAAGVQFATPGHPGPGRAGDIDGVLAGLTVVATGSLDGFTREGAQEAIIAAGGKAASSVSKKTDFVAAGPGAGSKLAKAEELGVRVIDAAQFAVLVTEGPDALG from the coding sequence GTGAGCGACATCGCAGCCGACTTCGAGACCGCACGCGCCGAGGTCGAACGGCTCACCGAGCTGATCGACCGTGCGCGCCTCGCCTATTACGGCGACGGCGATTCGCCGCTCTCCGACGCCGAGTACGACACGGCGTTCCACCGGTTGGAGGCGCTCGAGCGCGCGTTCCCCGAACTCGTCGGCCAAGACAGTCCGACCCAGCAGGTCGGTGCGGTAGTCGCCTCCGCCGGATTCCCGGAGCATGAGCACGCCGAGCGCATGCTGAGCCTCGACAACGTGTTCTCCGTCGACGAGTTCCGCGAGTGGGCGGTGAAGGCGGAGCGGGATGCCGCGCGACCGGTGCAGTGGCTCAGCGAACTCAAGATCGACGGGCTCGCGATCAGCCTCGCGTACCGCGACGGCGTGCTCGAGACGGCGACCACACGCGGCGACGGCCGTGTCGGAGAAGACATCACCGAGAACGTCGAGCTCATCCCGGCGATCCCGAGCCGGCTCTCCGGAGACGGGTTCCCCTCGTTCTTCGAGGTGCGCGGCGAGGTGTTCCTCGCGACGAGCGAGTTCGAGGCGCTCAACCGGCGGCAGCGCGATCTCCAGGCGGCGTATGTGGCCGACGAGCTGGCGAAGGGCCGGCCCGAGGCGTCCATCAAGACCAGGTTCCCCGAGTTCGCCAACGCACGGAACACCGCGGCCGGCAGCCTCAGGCAGCGGCGCGAGCGCAAGAGCGCGTTCGACCTCGAGCTCATGCGCGATCGGCTCGGCCGGCTCTCGTTGTACCTGCACGGCATCGGGGCGTGGGAGCGCCCGCCCGTCGAGGCGCAGTCCGACATCTACGCGCTGCTCGCGGGGTGGGGACTCCCGGTGTCGCCGTACAGCCGCGTGCTCCCATCGGTCGACGAGGTCGCCGGGTTCATCGAGCACTGGGGCGAGCACCGGCACGACATCGAGCACGAGATCGACGGCATCGTCGTCAAGGTCGACGAGCTCGCCCTGCACGACGAGCTCGGATCAACCAGCCGTGCGCCGAGATGGGCGATCGCGTTCAAGTACCCGCCCGAAGAGGTGCACACGAAGCTCATCGACATCGCCGTGGGCGTGGGTCGCACCGGCCGGGCGACCCCCTACGCGATCATGGAGCCCGTCAAGGTCGCCGGATCGACGGTGCGACAGGCGACGCTCCACAACCAGGGCATCGTGAAGGCCAAGGGCGTGATGATCGGCGACACCGTCGTGCTGCGCAAGGCGGGCGACGTGATCCCCGAGATCCTCGGCGCGGTCGAGCAGCTGCGCGACGGAACCGAGCGCGAATGGCACATGCCGTCCGAGTGCCCCGAGTGCGGCACGCCGCTCCGCCCGATGAAGGAGGGCGACATCGACCTGCGGTGCCCGAACGCCGAGTCGTGTCCGGCGCAGGTGCGCGGCCGGGTCGAGCACATCGGGTCGCGCGGTGCGCTCGACATCGAGGCCCTCGGCGAGGTCACGGCCGCAGCGCTCACGCAGCCGACCGTTCCGGCCGTCCCCCCGCTCGAGACCGAGGCCCGGCTCTTCGACCTGACGCTCGACGAGCTCATCCCGATCCAGGTCGTCGTGCGCGACGCCGAGACCGGCGAGGTCAAGATCGACGACGCGACGGGCGAGCCCGTCCGACGTGCACCGTTCCAGAAGTACGGCCCGGCGACCTATCCGCCCGGCACCGAGCACCTCGACCAGGCCGAGCGCCGCAGGGCCGGCGTCCGCAAGTCCCATCGTGAACTGCTTCCCTCGGGCGCGGCGACCAAGCTGCTCGACGAGCTCGAGAAGGCCAAGACCAAGCCGTTGTGGCGGCTGCTCGTGGCACTCAACATCCGGCACGTCGGTCCGGTCGCCGCGCGCGCGCTCGCCGAGCACTTCGGCTCACTCGAGGCGATCCGCGCCGCGAGCCGCGAGGAGCTCGCCCACGTCGAGGGCGTCGGCGGCATCATCGCCGACTCGCTCATCGACTGGTTCGAGGCCGACTGGCATCGCGAGATCGTCGAACGCTGGGCGGCGGCGGGCGTGCAGTTCGCGACGCCCGGGCACCCCGGGCCCGGCCGGGCCGGCGACATCGACGGCGTGCTCGCGGGCCTCACGGTCGTGGCGACGGGCAGTCTCGACGGCTTCACCCGAGAAGGCGCGCAGGAGGCCATCATCGCCGCGGGCGGCAAGGCGGCGTCGAGCGTGTCGAAGAAGACGGACTTCGTCGCGGCCGGTCCGGGTGCCGGCTCCAAGCTGGCGAAAGCCGAAGAGCTCGGCGTGCGCGTGATCGACGCGGCGCAGTTCGCCGTGCTCGTCACGGAAGGACCCGACGCGCTCGGTTGA
- a CDS encoding alkaline phosphatase family protein, with protein sequence MADDDDVRDDETRASGASRREFLKLGGVAGAAAVVAGGGAAAVGATVGHSAGVTEGAEGIAALPSTPTARRTPGFDHLVVVMSENRSFDNFLGWLYDADTLPDRATFDGLAFGEYANTDPSGTSVSAHVYAGPTDVIMSRPDPDPGEEFPHVNTQLFGTIRPASNASAPVDEMREPYNAPDAGARPTMGGFVVDYAHHVDHDVRHDGDRDIHQIMGSFSPEMLPVTTTLAKGFAVYDAWHCAVPSQTFCNRSFFHASTSHGFVTNRGGDDGYLKWLEAKAAPTIFNRLEDAGLDWRIYFDDLQLISLTGFIHAPALEKYWRTDHFAPMSRFWTDVEDGKLPPYSFVEPRMIYDHNDFHPPVGPLRQTVVEGEEVTDSAISDVRAGELLLHRIYSAIRASATEGGSNAMNTMLLLTFDEHGGTYDHVAPPSATPPHPDAKPGEMGFTFDRLGCRVPAIAISAYTAEGGIIHDQMHHGSVIATLCKLHELDPLTDRDDGAPDLRNALTLDTPRHPLTWPATTPQYTPPNPESAPHPAEAHRTAPLSPPARGLLGMLIAKYGDEGEAEPQTYGDAYEALQKYGVGLFGAPR encoded by the coding sequence ATGGCGGATGACGACGACGTCCGGGACGACGAGACCCGGGCGAGCGGCGCGTCGCGCCGCGAGTTCCTGAAGCTCGGCGGTGTCGCCGGCGCCGCCGCAGTGGTCGCGGGCGGCGGCGCCGCCGCGGTGGGCGCCACCGTCGGACACTCCGCGGGCGTGACCGAGGGGGCGGAGGGAATCGCCGCGCTCCCGTCGACGCCGACGGCGCGACGCACGCCCGGCTTCGATCATCTCGTGGTGGTCATGAGCGAGAACCGCTCCTTCGACAACTTCCTCGGCTGGCTCTACGACGCCGACACCCTTCCTGACCGGGCCACGTTCGACGGGCTCGCATTCGGCGAGTATGCGAACACCGATCCGTCCGGCACGAGCGTTTCCGCGCACGTGTACGCCGGGCCGACCGACGTGATCATGAGCCGGCCCGACCCCGATCCGGGCGAGGAGTTCCCCCACGTCAACACCCAGCTGTTCGGCACCATCCGCCCCGCGTCGAACGCCTCGGCACCGGTCGACGAGATGCGCGAGCCCTACAACGCGCCCGACGCCGGTGCGAGACCCACCATGGGCGGCTTCGTCGTCGATTACGCCCACCACGTCGATCACGACGTCCGGCACGACGGTGACCGGGACATCCACCAGATCATGGGCTCGTTCTCGCCCGAGATGCTGCCCGTCACGACCACGCTCGCGAAGGGCTTCGCGGTCTACGACGCCTGGCACTGCGCGGTGCCCAGCCAGACGTTCTGCAACCGTTCGTTCTTCCACGCCTCGACCTCGCACGGGTTCGTCACCAACCGCGGCGGCGACGACGGCTACCTCAAGTGGCTCGAGGCGAAGGCCGCGCCGACCATCTTCAACCGCCTGGAGGACGCAGGGCTGGACTGGCGGATCTACTTCGACGACCTGCAGCTGATCTCGCTGACCGGGTTCATCCATGCGCCGGCACTCGAGAAGTACTGGCGCACCGACCACTTCGCGCCCATGTCCCGGTTCTGGACCGACGTCGAGGACGGGAAGCTCCCGCCCTACTCGTTCGTGGAGCCGCGCATGATCTACGACCACAACGACTTCCACCCACCGGTGGGGCCGCTCCGCCAGACCGTGGTCGAGGGTGAAGAGGTCACCGACAGCGCGATCTCCGACGTCCGCGCGGGCGAGCTGCTCCTCCACCGCATCTACTCCGCGATCCGCGCGAGCGCGACCGAGGGCGGGTCCAACGCGATGAACACGATGCTGCTCCTGACGTTCGACGAGCACGGCGGCACGTACGACCACGTCGCGCCGCCGTCGGCCACGCCGCCGCACCCCGACGCGAAGCCCGGTGAGATGGGATTCACGTTCGACCGGCTGGGCTGCCGTGTCCCGGCCATCGCGATCTCGGCGTACACCGCCGAGGGTGGCATCATCCACGACCAGATGCACCATGGGTCCGTGATCGCCACCCTGTGCAAGCTGCACGAGCTCGACCCCCTCACCGACCGCGACGACGGCGCGCCCGACCTCCGCAACGCGCTCACCCTCGACACCCCGCGGCATCCGCTCACCTGGCCGGCCACCACGCCCCAGTACACGCCGCCGAATCCCGAATCCGCCCCGCACCCGGCCGAGGCGCATCGCACGGCTCCGCTCAGCCCACCGGCACGCGGCCTGCTCGGAATGCTCATCGCCAAGTACGGCGACGAGGGCGAAGCCGAGCCGCAGACCTACGGCGACGCGTACGAGGCGCTGCAGAAGTACGGCGTCGGCCTGTTCGGCGCGCCTCGATAG
- the gatC gene encoding Asp-tRNA(Asn)/Glu-tRNA(Gln) amidotransferase subunit GatC yields the protein MSEISAEQVAHLANLARIALTEEEIGHLTTELGQIMQAVEKVSEVATPEVSPTSHPIPLHNPLREDVPSDVLSLEQVLSGAPEHDGTRFVVTAILGEEQ from the coding sequence ATGTCTGAAATCAGCGCCGAGCAGGTCGCGCACCTCGCGAACCTCGCTCGCATCGCGCTCACCGAGGAAGAGATCGGCCACCTCACCACGGAACTCGGCCAGATCATGCAGGCGGTCGAGAAGGTGAGCGAGGTCGCCACGCCCGAGGTCTCGCCGACGAGCCACCCGATCCCGCTGCACAACCCGCTGCGCGAGGACGTCCCGTCCGACGTCCTGAGCCTCGAGCAGGTGCTCTCCGGCGCGCCCGAGCACGACGGCACCCGCTTCGTCGTCACGGCGATCCTGGGGGAGGAGCAGTGA
- the gatA gene encoding Asp-tRNA(Asn)/Glu-tRNA(Gln) amidotransferase subunit GatA, producing the protein MSDLIRLSAADLADRLSSREVSSVEATQAHLDRIAAVDGAVHAYLHVNDAALEAAAEVDRRRAAGEELGPLAGVPIAIKDVLVTKGMPSTSGSRILEGWVPPYDATPVRKVREAGMVLLGKTNMDEFAMGSSTEHSAYGPTHNPWDLERIPGGSGGGSAAAVAAFEAPLALGSDTGGSIRQPAHVTGTVGTKPTYGGVSRYGSIALASSLDQVGPVSRTVLDAALLHDVIAGHDPHDQTSIPDPWPSMAEAVRRADVSGLRIGVVKELDTDGFQAGVRQRFHEALELLERNGAEIVEVAAPSFEYSIAAYYLILPAEASSNLAKFDSVRFGLRVVPDGGGTVEEVMAATREAGFGPEVKRRIILGTYALSAGYYDAYYGSAQKVRTLVQQDFDAAFGKVDVLATPSAPTTAFKLGEKLDDPLAMYLNDVATIPANLAGVPGISVPAGLAPEDGLPVGIQFLAPAREDARLYNVGGALEALLVDQWGGPLLAQAPDLSTHELMATEEGVV; encoded by the coding sequence GTGAGCGACCTGATCCGGCTGAGCGCGGCCGACCTCGCCGACCGGCTCTCCTCGCGCGAGGTGTCGTCCGTCGAGGCGACCCAGGCGCACCTCGACCGCATCGCCGCTGTCGACGGTGCCGTCCACGCGTACCTCCACGTCAACGACGCCGCACTCGAGGCCGCCGCCGAGGTCGATCGTCGCCGTGCCGCCGGCGAGGAGCTCGGCCCGCTCGCGGGCGTGCCGATCGCGATCAAGGACGTGCTCGTCACCAAGGGCATGCCGTCGACCTCCGGCTCGCGGATCCTCGAGGGCTGGGTGCCGCCCTACGATGCGACGCCCGTGCGCAAGGTGCGCGAGGCCGGCATGGTGCTGCTCGGCAAGACCAACATGGACGAGTTCGCGATGGGCTCCTCGACCGAGCACTCGGCGTACGGCCCGACGCACAACCCGTGGGACCTCGAGCGGATCCCGGGTGGTTCGGGCGGCGGGTCCGCCGCCGCGGTGGCGGCCTTCGAGGCGCCGCTGGCGCTCGGCAGCGACACCGGTGGATCCATCCGCCAGCCCGCGCACGTGACCGGAACCGTCGGCACCAAGCCCACGTACGGCGGAGTGAGCCGCTACGGCTCGATCGCACTCGCGTCCTCGCTCGACCAGGTCGGGCCGGTCAGCCGCACCGTCCTCGACGCGGCACTCCTGCACGACGTCATCGCCGGGCACGATCCGCACGACCAGACCTCGATCCCCGATCCGTGGCCGTCCATGGCAGAGGCCGTGCGGCGAGCGGATGTCTCGGGCCTGCGCATCGGCGTGGTGAAGGAGCTCGACACCGACGGCTTCCAGGCGGGCGTGCGCCAGCGCTTCCACGAGGCGCTCGAACTGCTCGAGCGCAACGGCGCCGAGATCGTCGAGGTGGCCGCACCGAGCTTCGAGTACTCGATCGCTGCCTATTACCTGATCCTGCCCGCCGAGGCCTCGTCGAACCTCGCGAAGTTCGACTCCGTTCGGTTCGGCCTGCGCGTCGTGCCCGACGGCGGCGGCACGGTCGAAGAGGTCATGGCGGCGACGCGCGAAGCCGGCTTCGGTCCCGAGGTCAAGCGCCGCATCATCCTCGGCACCTACGCCCTGTCGGCCGGCTACTACGACGCCTACTACGGCAGCGCGCAGAAGGTCCGCACGCTCGTGCAGCAGGACTTCGACGCCGCATTCGGCAAGGTCGACGTGCTCGCGACGCCCAGCGCGCCGACCACGGCGTTCAAGCTCGGCGAGAAGCTCGACGACCCGCTCGCGATGTACCTCAACGACGTCGCGACGATCCCGGCGAACCTCGCGGGCGTGCCCGGCATCTCGGTGCCCGCGGGCCTCGCTCCTGAAGACGGCCTCCCGGTCGGCATCCAGTTCCTGGCGCCGGCGCGCGAAGACGCCCGCCTCTACAACGTCGGCGGCGCGCTCGAGGCGCTGCTCGTCGACCAGTGGGGCGGTCCACTGCTCGCGCAGGCCCCCGACCTGTCCACCCACGAACTCATGGCGACCGAGGAGGGCGTGGTCTGA